The following proteins come from a genomic window of Planctomycetaceae bacterium:
- a CDS encoding YkgJ family cysteine cluster protein: MPIALPLIESCEGCGACCEFTPVPPFQPGEEAAKNVPDELLAAVRERIAADQHFDKVPCVWYDRSLRRCRHYDLRPDACRAFEIGGDLCRLSRWDAGIDR; encoded by the coding sequence ATGCCGATTGCTCTGCCGCTGATCGAATCCTGCGAAGGCTGCGGCGCGTGCTGTGAATTCACGCCGGTGCCACCGTTCCAGCCCGGCGAAGAAGCCGCGAAGAATGTTCCCGACGAATTGCTGGCCGCTGTTCGGGAACGCATTGCGGCGGATCAGCACTTCGACAAAGTTCCGTGCGTCTGGTACGACCGGTCACTGCGTCGCTGTCGTCACTACGACCTTCGCCCTGACGCCTGCCGCGCGTTTGAAATCGGCGGCGACCTGTGCCGGCTTTCCCGCTGGGACGCCGGTATTGACCGGTAA
- the upp gene encoding uracil phosphoribosyltransferase codes for MVNPRPETVHVLDNHSLVRHHMSMLRDVSTAPAAFRQHVKILSLLLLAEATRDLRMRDCAVTTPMEAMQGQQLAGRIAAVPILRAGLGMTAAVTELIPDVEVRHLGFYRDEQTAQPVRYYDKLPAGAPADVALLLDPMLATGGSACMAIETLREWGVGRIVMLSIIAAPEGIRLVTERFPDVIIYTCVIDRELNDRRFILPGLGDAGDRMFNTVGE; via the coding sequence ATGGTGAATCCGCGGCCTGAAACCGTTCATGTTCTGGACAACCATTCCCTGGTACGGCATCACATGTCGATGCTGCGAGATGTGTCGACCGCGCCGGCCGCGTTTCGGCAGCATGTGAAAATCCTGTCGCTGCTGCTGCTGGCCGAAGCCACTCGCGATCTGCGAATGCGAGACTGTGCCGTTACCACGCCGATGGAAGCCATGCAGGGCCAGCAACTGGCCGGTCGCATCGCTGCGGTTCCGATCCTGCGAGCCGGACTGGGAATGACGGCTGCCGTCACCGAACTGATCCCCGACGTGGAGGTCCGGCATCTGGGCTTCTACCGCGATGAACAAACCGCTCAACCGGTGCGGTATTACGACAAGCTGCCCGCGGGTGCTCCCGCCGACGTGGCGCTGCTGCTGGATCCGATGCTGGCCACCGGCGGTTCCGCCTGCATGGCCATCGAAACGCTGAGGGAATGGGGAGTCGGCCGGATCGTCATGCTGTCGATCATCGCAGCTCCGGAAGGTATCCGCCTGGTGACGGAACGGTTCCCCGACGTGATCATCTACACGTGTGTGATCGACCGCGAACTGAATGACCGGCGGTTCATCCTGCCCGGACTCGGCGACGCCGGCGACCGGATGTTCAACACCGTTGGCGAATAG
- the mfd gene encoding transcription-repair coupling factor yields the protein MKTEPRLLPSSLAELVPLVAAAPGFADVVYTLKTGNSAAIDGAWGASCALSVAALANDSPDGLLLVVVPGIRDIDDFADQLAEFAGPDGDIRSFPAWETLPDEHDVTDTVFAARLGTLRSLAKSRESSVESQEQQASPESSILNPESCPIIVTCLPALLQPVPARSDIAEATRTIQVGDDLELDSLLDWLLERAFERVTAVELPGEFCIHGGILDIFPPTERDPIRIELFGDEVESIRRFDVESQRRLEDISQIAVTATRPVKPPDKPEPGDSLRPHAAIASHTESLIDSLPKKTVVVLSDMAQAISEGKLYLQRLENPLGMFSVDSTMARLTKFPSVTIDALGADSFETSCHLKIEAVERFASSGRDALTELAESLSPQDRVLLSCHNEGERDRLTELIAELDAEDGLQIRDRIGLCVGQVQRGFRFLEHSLVVISDNELFSRAPGRKIHRRRSADTRAIDNFLDLKDGDLVVHVSQGIARYRGMALMDRDGEKEEHLLLEFRDQLIVYVPASLIHLVQKYIGPAKTTPQLSKFGGTSWDRKKGQVADAVTDMAADMLKLQAERNAKPGLASQPDSHMQQEFEQAFPFTETPDQVTAIADFKEDMERSRPMDRLICGDVGFGKTEVALRAVFKAVDNGRQVAVLVPTTVLAEQHYRTFRERMAEFPVTVEMLSRFRSASEQKEIIRKLGTGEMDVVIGTHRLVSKDVKFKDLGLLVIDEEQKFGVKVKERLKHLRLEVDILTLTATPIPRTLHMSLLGIRDISSLTTPPRDRVPIETRVGRFDGSLIRSAIVRELNRGGQVYFVHNRVHDIHEVASRIRSIVPEASLTIAHGQMHEDELEAAMMDFVTGKADILLATTIIESGLDIPNANTMFIHQAEIYGLADLHQLRGRVGRDRHRAYCYLLLEEGRVVTTKATRRLKAIEEYSELGAGFRIAMRDLEIRGAGNILGTEQSGNIAAVGYELYCQLLENAVRTLKKQPLRYQTHVKIELPVSAFLPDRYIPEQKLKIEIYRRLSQANSLQRLNELDEELRDRFGPVPSSAKRMLRLRELNLRALCWKIENIHLEDGYAVFRYRDMKLVRMLSHLHQGHLRIVDQHDAYWPLEAREDDGGAVLEELIAAFSIAEPPVPETE from the coding sequence ATGAAGACCGAACCTCGGCTGCTGCCTTCTTCGCTGGCTGAGCTTGTTCCGCTGGTCGCTGCTGCTCCCGGATTTGCGGATGTTGTTTACACTCTAAAGACCGGAAACAGTGCGGCGATTGACGGAGCCTGGGGGGCATCGTGCGCGCTGAGCGTGGCGGCTCTGGCGAATGACAGCCCGGACGGATTGCTGCTGGTGGTGGTCCCCGGCATTCGCGACATCGATGACTTCGCCGATCAACTGGCCGAATTCGCGGGACCGGACGGCGACATTCGCAGCTTTCCCGCGTGGGAAACACTGCCCGACGAACATGACGTGACCGACACCGTGTTCGCCGCCAGGCTGGGAACGCTGCGGTCGCTGGCGAAAAGTCGAGAGTCGAGTGTTGAGAGTCAGGAGCAGCAAGCCTCCCCTGAATCCTCGATCCTGAATCCCGAATCCTGCCCCATCATTGTCACGTGTCTGCCGGCGCTGCTTCAGCCGGTCCCCGCTCGCAGCGACATCGCGGAGGCGACGCGCACGATTCAGGTCGGTGACGACCTGGAGCTGGATTCGCTGCTGGACTGGCTGCTGGAACGCGCCTTTGAACGCGTGACGGCCGTGGAACTGCCGGGGGAATTCTGCATTCACGGCGGAATTCTGGACATCTTTCCGCCGACGGAACGCGACCCGATTCGCATCGAATTGTTCGGCGACGAAGTCGAATCGATCCGGCGTTTCGACGTCGAATCGCAGCGGCGGCTGGAAGACATCTCGCAGATAGCCGTCACCGCCACTCGTCCCGTCAAACCGCCGGACAAGCCGGAACCGGGCGACAGCCTGCGACCTCACGCAGCGATCGCGTCACACACAGAATCGCTGATTGATTCGCTGCCGAAGAAGACCGTCGTCGTGCTCAGCGACATGGCCCAGGCAATCAGCGAAGGCAAGCTGTACCTGCAGCGGCTGGAGAATCCGCTGGGCATGTTCAGCGTTGATTCCACGATGGCTCGGCTGACGAAGTTTCCGTCCGTGACCATCGACGCTCTGGGCGCCGACAGCTTTGAAACGTCCTGTCACCTGAAGATCGAAGCCGTTGAACGCTTCGCCAGCTCGGGCCGCGACGCTCTGACGGAACTTGCCGAATCGCTCAGCCCCCAGGATCGGGTCCTGCTGTCCTGCCACAACGAAGGCGAACGCGATCGGCTGACGGAACTTATCGCGGAACTCGATGCCGAAGACGGACTGCAGATTCGCGATCGCATCGGGCTTTGCGTCGGCCAGGTGCAGCGGGGCTTTCGGTTTCTGGAACACAGCCTGGTTGTCATCAGCGACAACGAACTGTTTTCGCGAGCTCCCGGGCGAAAGATCCACCGCCGCCGTTCGGCCGACACCAGAGCGATCGACAACTTTCTGGACCTGAAGGACGGCGACCTGGTCGTTCATGTCAGCCAGGGAATTGCCCGGTACCGCGGCATGGCTCTGATGGATCGCGACGGCGAAAAGGAAGAACACCTGCTGCTGGAATTTCGTGATCAGTTGATCGTCTATGTTCCGGCGTCGCTGATTCATCTGGTGCAGAAATACATCGGCCCGGCAAAGACGACGCCGCAGCTTTCCAAATTCGGCGGCACGTCGTGGGACAGAAAAAAGGGCCAGGTGGCTGACGCTGTTACCGACATGGCCGCGGACATGCTGAAGCTGCAGGCGGAACGCAACGCGAAGCCCGGCCTGGCAAGCCAGCCGGATTCTCACATGCAGCAGGAATTCGAACAGGCGTTTCCCTTCACCGAAACTCCGGACCAGGTCACTGCAATCGCCGACTTCAAGGAAGACATGGAACGCAGCCGCCCGATGGATCGCCTGATCTGCGGCGACGTGGGGTTCGGAAAAACCGAAGTGGCGCTGCGAGCCGTCTTCAAGGCCGTTGACAACGGCCGGCAGGTGGCCGTGCTGGTTCCGACAACCGTGCTTGCCGAACAGCACTACCGCACGTTTCGCGAGCGGATGGCGGAATTTCCCGTCACCGTTGAAATGCTGTCACGGTTTCGGTCCGCTTCGGAACAAAAGGAAATCATCCGCAAACTTGGCACCGGAGAAATGGATGTCGTCATCGGGACGCACCGCCTGGTGTCAAAGGATGTGAAGTTCAAAGACCTCGGGCTGCTGGTGATTGACGAGGAACAGAAGTTCGGCGTTAAGGTCAAGGAACGGTTGAAGCATCTGAGGCTGGAAGTCGACATTCTGACGCTGACCGCCACGCCGATTCCCCGCACGCTGCACATGTCGCTGCTGGGAATTCGGGACATCAGCAGCCTGACGACTCCGCCGCGAGACCGTGTGCCGATTGAAACGCGGGTCGGCCGCTTCGACGGATCGCTGATCCGCAGCGCGATCGTCCGGGAACTCAACCGCGGCGGCCAGGTGTACTTCGTTCACAATCGAGTTCACGATATCCACGAAGTTGCCAGCCGGATTCGTTCCATCGTCCCGGAAGCATCGCTGACGATCGCTCACGGCCAGATGCACGAAGACGAACTGGAAGCCGCGATGATGGACTTTGTTACCGGCAAAGCCGACATCCTGCTGGCCACAACAATCATCGAAAGCGGACTGGACATTCCCAACGCCAACACGATGTTCATCCATCAGGCGGAGATCTACGGGCTGGCTGATCTGCACCAGCTTCGCGGTCGTGTCGGCCGCGATCGTCATCGAGCCTACTGCTATCTGCTGTTGGAGGAAGGTCGTGTCGTCACCACAAAAGCCACCAGACGACTAAAGGCCATCGAAGAATACAGCGAACTGGGCGCCGGTTTCCGGATCGCCATGCGCGACCTGGAAATTCGCGGCGCCGGCAACATCCTGGGCACGGAACAAAGCGGCAACATCGCCGCCGTGGGTTACGAACTGTACTGTCAGCTATTGGAAAACGCGGTCCGCACGCTGAAGAAGCAGCCGCTGCGGTATCAGACTCACGTCAAAATCGAACTGCCGGTTTCGGCCTTCCTTCCCGACCGCTACATCCCGGAACAGAAGCTGAAGATCGAAATCTATCGCCGGTTGTCTCAGGCCAATTCGCTGCAGCGGCTGAATGAACTGGATGAGGAACTTCGCGACCGCTTCGGACCGGTGCCGTCTTCGGCAAAGCGCATGCTGCGGCTTCGGGAACTGAACCTGCGAGCACTGTGCTGGAAGATCGAAAACATCCACCTGGAAGACGGATACGCCGTGTTTCGTTACCGGGACATGAAGCTGGTCCGCATGCTGAGTCACCTGCACCAGGGCCATCTGAGAATCGTCGATCAGCACGACGCGTACTGGCCTCTGGAAGCTCGCGAAGACGACGGCGGCGCCGTTCTGGAAGAACTGATCGCCGCGTTTTCAATCGCCGAACCGCCGGTCCCGGAAACGGAGTGA